In Aminiphilus circumscriptus DSM 16581, the sequence CGCCGGGGGACTTGTTCCAAAAAGTTTCGGCTCCAGAAACGGCACAGTGCGGGAGTCGGTGGGAACGCTTTCCGTGCAGGCGACGGCCTGGCCCCTTCCGCACGGCCTGCGCCTCGTGACGGGACTCTGGATGGATCGGGTCTACGCGTTGGCGCTGAAACAGGGCGTGCTCGTCGGTGGGGCCTTTCTGCTCGTTGCCCTCGCGTTGCTGCTTCCCGTCACGAGAGCCTTCCGAAAAGTCTCCGTGGAGTTCGAGAGGATGGCGGTCTCCCTCGCGACCCTCCAGGAAAGCGTGCGCCTCGCGCCGGACCCCCTTCGGGCGCTGGATGTGGTGCAGCGGGAATGGCAGTTGCCCGGGGCCGGAATGGTCTTCGACGAAACACGGAAGCTCCTGGAGGCTTTCCGCGGTCTCATCGAGGAAATCGGAAGCCAGGCGGAGGAGCTGGCTGCGCTCTACCAGGAGACCACAGCCATGCAGTCCGAACTGGAGGATGTAAACCGGGACCTGAAGGGAGCACTGGAACAACTGGAGGAGCTGGCCCTCTTCTCTCAGACCGCGGTGGAGGCTCGCTCCACGAAGGAGGCAGCGACACAGCTTCTGTCCTCTTTCACGGCCTTCGGAGGCGCCCGGTGCGGGGGCATGGTCCTTCTTCGGGATGAGAACCCGACGCTCGTCTCCTATGAAGGCGATCCGGAGGCCGAGGAGGAATTGCTGCAATACCTGAAGAGCGCCGATGTCAAGACCCTTGTCCGGCCGAGCGGGGGGGACACTTCCAAGGGTACTCGGGCGAACGGTTTCGACGGAGACGGAAGGCACTGGTATGTTTTCCCCATTTCCTATCTCGGCGCGGATATCGGAGGGCTTTTCCTCGCCGAAGAGGGGCCGAGGGAAGCCGTCCTGGGAAAGGTGCAGAATGTCATCGCTCTCTTCGTCCCCCACGTGGGGGGCATTCTCCGCGCCCACCTTCTGGTGGACGAGGTCCGCCGCTCCTATCATTACCTCGCTTTGCGGCTTCAGGGGCTCACCGCCACCTATCACGACGAGACGGGAGAACATCTCCAGCGCATCCGAGCCCTCTCGCTCTTCCTGGGAGAGCGCATGGGGCTGGACGAGGAGCTTCTGGAGGATCTCGCCATGTACAGCATGCTCCATGACATCGGAAAGATGAAGGTTCCTCACGAAATCCTCTCCAAGCCGGCCCGTCTCGACGAGGAGGAGTTCCGCGAGGTCCGACGTCACACCCTCTATGGAGTGGAACTTCTCGGTGAATCGAGATGGCTTGACATGGCGCGGGACATTTGCCTCTATCATCACGAGAAATGGGACGGCTCGGGATATCCTGAAGGGCTTGCCGGAGAGGAGATTCCCATGGTGGCTCGCATCGTGGGATTCGTGGATGTCTACGACGCACTTCGGTCGCGTCGCTGTTACAAGGAACCCTTCTCTCACGAGACGGCCTGCCGCATCATCACCGAGGGAGACGACCGAGTCCGCCCCACGGATTTCGATCCCCGTATCATGGCGGTGTTCCGCGCGCATCACGCCCAGTTCGACAAGATCTACGAAGCCTACTCCCGCCTTTCCTGACGGCCTCGCAGGCCTTCCTCCTCTCCCAATGCCTTCGGCGGCGAGAGGAGGCCTCCGTTTTTTCGACACCTCCCCTCCGTGAGGGTTTTCTCTGGGTCCTGGGACTCTCTTGCGTTTTTTATGCCTACCGCGATACACTGAAAACGAAGTGGAATCGCATTTCCGGCCCATTGGAGCGGGATGCAAAAAGGTTTTTCGTCAAGGGAGAGCGTTGGCGGAATGTGGTATAATTAAAGCGCTATCAAAGCGCACATTCAGCAGAGGAGAGGTGGCGGGCATGAGACGAATCGCGGTGGCGGTGATGTTGTGTGCGGTTGTTTTGTGTGCGACGGCGGCCCTGGCGGAGGAGTTTGCTCCCGTTCTCGAGCAGACGGACAAGGCCAAGATCAACTGGACCGACGGTTTCGTGGAGGCCACGGGGCAGGCTGTGGCGCCATCGGACAAGTCGGGAACGGGACAGGGGAAGCTTCTTGCCAGAAGAGGTGCCATCGTGGATCTCCAGCGGAACCTTCTGGAGTTCGTCCAGGGCGTGAAGGTCAACGCCGAGACGACGATGCAGGACTTCATGGCCAACGATTACGTGAAGACCGAGGTCCACGGCACGATCAAGAACGTGGAGGTGGTCGATTCCAGTTGGGACGGAGAGATCTACACCGTGGTGGGACGCATTCGCCTGGGGGATCTCCGCAAGGCCGTAACGCCCGCGCTCCCCACGCAGCCCACACCCAAAAAGGAACCCGCACCGGTGAAAGGCAAGAGCACGGGGCTCGTCCTCGACGTACGCCATCTTCCCCTCATTCCGGCGATGACCTTCCGGGTAGTGGACGAAAAGGGAAAGGTGCTCTACAGTCTCGATTTCGTGGACAGGGAACGTTTCCTCGCATCGGGGCTCTGCGAGTACCAGACGAACATGAACTACGCCACGGGGGTTCCCCGGGTCACGGACAAGCCAACGGTGATCAAGGCGAAGAGCCTCGTGGGCCCGAACAACGTGGATATCGTCATCTCCAACAGCGACGCCGCGAAGATCC encodes:
- a CDS encoding HD-GYP domain-containing protein, with the translated sequence MNSSLVRYRRQVAGFSLFVVTAFSLLALWIAFAAAVKSGEEELARDAQRLRRELSILFEAQVGLLVGLRNGNNGELQALQRLLPPYVAFLARCTPDGEILSVLRGPGIEGAKLPWKLLFPQWNLTSLLWESDRSMLTFAISRGEERLLAGFLPEQLLATLDPGFSEHCFGVLAGGGGETFVAWNGRELFPAGGLVPKSFGSRNGTVRESVGTLSVQATAWPLPHGLRLVTGLWMDRVYALALKQGVLVGGAFLLVALALLLPVTRAFRKVSVEFERMAVSLATLQESVRLAPDPLRALDVVQREWQLPGAGMVFDETRKLLEAFRGLIEEIGSQAEELAALYQETTAMQSELEDVNRDLKGALEQLEELALFSQTAVEARSTKEAATQLLSSFTAFGGARCGGMVLLRDENPTLVSYEGDPEAEEELLQYLKSADVKTLVRPSGGDTSKGTRANGFDGDGRHWYVFPISYLGADIGGLFLAEEGPREAVLGKVQNVIALFVPHVGGILRAHLLVDEVRRSYHYLALRLQGLTATYHDETGEHLQRIRALSLFLGERMGLDEELLEDLAMYSMLHDIGKMKVPHEILSKPARLDEEEFREVRRHTLYGVELLGESRWLDMARDICLYHHEKWDGSGYPEGLAGEEIPMVARIVGFVDVYDALRSRRCYKEPFSHETACRIITEGDDRVRPTDFDPRIMAVFRAHHAQFDKIYEAYSRLS